One segment of Halomonas sp. TD01 DNA contains the following:
- a CDS encoding ABC1 kinase family protein, producing the protein MRERGRTRRLLGLGARTGGALLKTRLGGQADWRALGEALFEGLSELKGPAMKLAQVMSQWDDLLPPDLANELARLQRQAEPMPWPRIRDALVLQYGDINQYFSHIEERPFASASMGQVHKAVTHEGETVVLKVQYPGLADVLESDLKQVKRIMGLGRWFKVPQARLDALFEELAAGLREELDYHAEARALARYRERYQDNPQLVIPEPLFELSGQHVLAMRYVGGTPLRDLENTDDGTRQKVAVALADWITEELFTYRELHADPHAGNFAADAEGRLVIYDFGAVIPVPEARLKAMMQLLDATLAQDPMAMDDALMKMGGRQGQGAPLALYRESAECVSPLFSPGEQDFSDVRVHRRLRELTPKVWAAMDRLQPPADTLLLSRALNGHYWNLVRLKARLDMHTRTEPLLAWARRP; encoded by the coding sequence ATGCGCGAGCGCGGCAGAACACGACGTTTATTGGGTCTGGGTGCCCGCACTGGCGGGGCGTTGCTGAAAACTCGTCTAGGTGGTCAAGCTGATTGGCGGGCGCTTGGTGAAGCGCTGTTTGAAGGGCTTTCGGAGTTAAAGGGGCCGGCCATGAAACTGGCGCAGGTTATGTCTCAGTGGGATGACCTGTTGCCCCCAGACCTAGCTAATGAGCTTGCTCGCCTGCAGCGCCAGGCAGAACCTATGCCGTGGCCGCGTATCCGTGACGCGTTGGTACTGCAATACGGCGACATTAACCAGTATTTTAGCCATATAGAAGAGCGCCCGTTTGCCAGTGCTTCCATGGGGCAGGTGCATAAAGCCGTCACCCATGAGGGTGAAACCGTGGTGCTGAAAGTGCAGTACCCTGGGCTTGCGGATGTGTTGGAAAGCGACCTAAAGCAGGTAAAACGAATCATGGGGTTGGGCCGCTGGTTCAAAGTGCCCCAAGCGCGTTTGGATGCGTTGTTTGAAGAGTTAGCGGCAGGGCTTCGTGAAGAATTGGATTATCACGCTGAAGCACGAGCGCTGGCTCGCTATCGCGAGCGGTATCAGGATAACCCTCAGTTAGTCATACCCGAACCACTGTTTGAGTTATCCGGGCAGCATGTGTTGGCGATGCGTTACGTGGGTGGCACACCGCTGCGGGATTTAGAAAACACCGATGATGGCACTCGTCAGAAAGTGGCCGTGGCGTTGGCTGATTGGATAACCGAGGAGCTGTTCACCTATCGAGAGCTGCATGCCGATCCCCATGCCGGTAACTTTGCGGCGGATGCTGAAGGGCGCTTGGTCATCTACGATTTTGGTGCGGTCATACCTGTGCCTGAAGCGCGTCTAAAAGCCATGATGCAGTTATTAGATGCCACCCTGGCGCAAGATCCGATGGCAATGGATGATGCGTTAATGAAAATGGGCGGCCGCCAGGGGCAGGGCGCGCCGCTGGCTCTTTATCGAGAGTCCGCTGAGTGCGTGTCACCCCTATTCTCCCCTGGTGAGCAGGACTTCAGCGATGTGCGGGTACACCGCCGCCTGCGCGAGCTAACGCCAAAAGTGTGGGCTGCCATGGATCGGCTGCAGCCGCCTGCGGATACGTTGCTGCTCTCCCGGGCACTGAATGGACACTATTGGAACTTAGTACGTCTGAAAGCGCGTCTGGATATGCATACGCGCACCGAGCCGCTGCTAGCCTGGGCGCGTAGACCATAA
- a CDS encoding SEC-C domain-containing protein, producing MLAVWVDQLLGFASGALSAIRKQEHYPDFMTWVRAEGADSFNGDVATAQALAPILWSQTPLERLNFANEPLATPGRNEPCWCDSGRKFKQCCYRVDFPTDIPEQMMWMLSLREWKGATLKAALESQQAPAQALLEAGLIAAESGQTGRSMQILESLFDGSDWSRLPEQAEPAFEILLDIYQERGFTRKRADLLDDVMERGPLFLRGVALERLCLMHLDNDDLDSARAAFVKAQQALPDSPTLAYIEAMLLLHEGHEEEAKERANFWYRRLVRQGDLDEEQLEFLAALAENPGATLADQLLSAEEDMATPLVSLQALLASLPIAPKLTIEQDADSGRLHYTTTAREETLFAAWHEQFQVMVDEEVALGFRDDPWGNAIEWMSELCAHPEWLDAPQVVQDLTLALTSRFGSLPWMAPSLLEPLALRLSRWLEQARAAGDGSLCWDDADNAMLLRTGLALVVGMERGARQHSRELAEELLAIDQEDSLGLRELVLDQLLRDDRNEEALALTDEPQKDDGSLELGLLMGRTLALYRLENHDAAEAALADVIAHNRYALELLCAENPRPSMPHADGQVDPGSRAEAWQYRTLMRDQWRTTPGALAWLADHR from the coding sequence ATGCTGGCGGTATGGGTCGATCAACTGCTGGGATTTGCCTCTGGGGCACTCTCGGCAATTAGGAAACAGGAACACTACCCCGATTTTATGACCTGGGTACGTGCCGAAGGCGCAGATTCGTTTAATGGCGATGTGGCAACTGCCCAGGCGCTTGCGCCTATTTTATGGTCGCAAACGCCGCTAGAGCGGCTTAATTTTGCGAACGAACCATTGGCCACCCCAGGGCGTAACGAGCCTTGCTGGTGTGATTCAGGGCGTAAATTCAAACAGTGCTGCTACCGCGTTGACTTCCCCACGGATATTCCTGAGCAGATGATGTGGATGCTTTCCCTGCGTGAGTGGAAAGGCGCTACGCTGAAAGCGGCGCTGGAAAGTCAGCAAGCACCTGCCCAGGCGTTATTAGAAGCCGGGCTAATTGCTGCTGAAAGCGGTCAAACCGGTCGTTCAATGCAGATTCTTGAGTCACTGTTCGACGGTAGTGATTGGTCGCGACTGCCGGAGCAGGCCGAGCCTGCTTTCGAAATTCTGTTAGATATCTATCAAGAGCGCGGGTTTACCCGCAAACGTGCTGACCTGCTTGATGACGTTATGGAACGCGGTCCACTGTTTTTGCGCGGCGTGGCGCTTGAGCGGTTGTGCCTCATGCACCTGGATAACGATGACTTAGACAGCGCTCGCGCTGCGTTCGTGAAAGCCCAGCAGGCACTACCGGACTCACCGACGCTAGCCTACATTGAAGCCATGTTGCTGCTGCATGAAGGTCATGAGGAAGAGGCCAAAGAGCGAGCTAACTTCTGGTACCGTCGCTTGGTTCGCCAGGGCGACTTGGATGAAGAGCAGCTCGAATTCCTGGCTGCTCTAGCTGAAAATCCTGGTGCCACCTTGGCCGACCAGCTGTTGAGCGCCGAAGAAGATATGGCGACGCCGCTAGTATCGCTACAGGCGCTGTTGGCGTCACTCCCTATCGCACCCAAGCTTACCATTGAGCAAGATGCCGATTCCGGTAGATTGCACTACACCACCACCGCTCGTGAAGAAACCCTGTTTGCGGCTTGGCACGAACAGTTTCAAGTCATGGTCGATGAAGAGGTCGCCTTGGGCTTTCGCGATGACCCCTGGGGCAACGCGATAGAGTGGATGTCTGAGCTATGTGCCCACCCAGAATGGTTAGATGCGCCCCAGGTAGTGCAAGATTTAACGTTAGCGCTGACCAGCCGCTTTGGTAGCCTGCCGTGGATGGCGCCGAGCCTGCTGGAACCCCTGGCACTGCGCCTTTCTCGCTGGTTAGAACAAGCCCGTGCAGCCGGTGACGGCAGCCTGTGTTGGGATGATGCCGATAACGCCATGCTGCTGCGTACTGGCCTTGCACTGGTGGTGGGCATGGAGCGCGGAGCGCGCCAGCACTCACGCGAGTTGGCTGAAGAGCTGCTAGCTATAGATCAGGAAGATAGCCTTGGGTTGAGAGAGCTAGTGCTTGACCAATTGCTGCGGGATGACCGCAATGAAGAAGCGTTAGCGCTCACTGATGAGCCACAAAAGGACGATGGTTCTTTAGAGCTGGGGTTATTGATGGGCCGTACGCTGGCGCTATATCGGTTGGAAAACCACGATGCCGCCGAAGCAGCGTTGGCGGATGTGATCGCCCATAATCGCTATGCGCTTGAGCTTTTGTGTGCAGAGAATCCACGGCCTTCTATGCCCCATGCGGATGGTCAGGTAGATCCCGGTTCCCGTGCGGAAGCGTGGCAGTATCGTACGTTGATGCGTGACCAGTGGCGCACCACGCCAGGCGCGCTGGCGTGGTTGGCGGATCATCGCTAG
- a CDS encoding AmpG family muropeptide MFS transporter → MPTPIPQRSWLDALGIYCRAPVITMLFLGFSAGLPFLLVFSTLSAWLRSDGVEVAAIGFFAWIGMLYSIKFFWAPIVDRLALPILTRTFGQRRGWMLLAQGMIAAGLIGLAGVSPVGNLGWVATFALLVAFGSATQDIAIDAYRIESADDDVQAAMASTYIIGYRGGLLAAGAGALYVASAISWNAAYLCMAALVGIGVLTVLIRPEPKRASLTVQLIHEPKVRAFIRASRGQPKVLRRLGAWVIGAIVCPFTDFFRRYGVKALGILIFIAVFRISDLAMASMANPLYIDLGFSLATIANVTNIFGIAMSITGGILGGLLVARYGIGPLLIIGAGFVMVTNLLFAALALIGNQLPMLVVTIIGDNLANGLASAVFIAFLSSLTSRAYTATQYALFSSLMTLPGKFLSGFGGLVVTAQGYATFFVVATLLGLPAILLAIWISRDKQLVPTPVIAEAK, encoded by the coding sequence ATGCCCACCCCTATTCCCCAGCGCAGCTGGCTGGATGCGCTCGGTATTTACTGTCGCGCGCCTGTCATCACCATGCTGTTTCTAGGTTTTTCTGCAGGCCTGCCTTTTTTACTGGTGTTCTCAACCCTTTCTGCATGGCTACGCAGTGACGGTGTAGAAGTTGCCGCGATTGGCTTCTTCGCCTGGATTGGCATGCTCTACTCAATCAAGTTTTTTTGGGCGCCTATCGTTGACCGACTTGCACTACCGATCTTGACCCGCACGTTTGGCCAACGACGTGGCTGGATGCTGCTTGCCCAGGGGATGATTGCAGCAGGGCTAATTGGCTTGGCGGGAGTAAGCCCGGTAGGCAACTTAGGCTGGGTAGCGACCTTTGCGCTGCTGGTAGCCTTTGGCTCGGCCACCCAGGATATCGCCATTGACGCGTACCGCATCGAATCTGCAGATGACGACGTACAAGCAGCGATGGCCTCTACTTACATTATCGGTTACCGCGGGGGGCTGTTAGCGGCAGGCGCAGGTGCGCTCTATGTGGCATCCGCAATTTCCTGGAACGCAGCGTATCTCTGCATGGCTGCGCTTGTGGGTATTGGCGTACTTACCGTACTCATTCGACCTGAACCAAAGCGCGCATCGTTGACTGTTCAGCTCATTCACGAACCCAAGGTACGTGCCTTCATTCGTGCCAGCCGTGGCCAACCGAAAGTTTTGCGGCGTCTAGGTGCTTGGGTGATTGGTGCCATTGTGTGTCCTTTTACCGACTTCTTCCGCCGCTATGGGGTGAAGGCGTTGGGCATTTTAATCTTTATCGCGGTGTTCCGAATTAGTGATCTTGCCATGGCTTCTATGGCAAATCCGCTATATATCGATTTAGGCTTTTCGCTGGCCACTATCGCCAACGTCACCAATATTTTTGGTATTGCCATGAGTATTACGGGGGGAATTCTTGGCGGCTTGCTGGTCGCTCGCTACGGCATTGGGCCACTGCTAATCATTGGCGCAGGCTTTGTCATGGTGACCAACCTGCTGTTTGCCGCGTTAGCATTGATAGGTAATCAGCTTCCTATGCTGGTAGTGACCATTATTGGCGACAACCTTGCCAACGGCTTAGCCAGCGCTGTCTTTATTGCGTTTCTTTCCAGCTTAACCTCGCGGGCTTATACCGCCACCCAATACGCACTGTTTTCGTCGTTAATGACGCTACCAGGAAAATTTTTGAGCGGTTTTGGCGGGCTGGTCGTCACGGCTCAGGGATACGCCACCTTCTTCGTAGTGGCTACCCTGCTCGGCTTACCCGCCATTCTGCTAGCCATCTGGATCAGCCGAGATAAGCAACTGGTGCCTACCCCAGTGATCGCAGAAGCAAAATAA
- a CDS encoding FKBP-type peptidyl-prolyl cis-trans isomerase, producing MSITAHQVVTLHYVLSDVLSDGSTRVLDDSNARDKPLEYLHGHDNILPGLERALEDKAAGAELRVTLAPADAYGIRNEDLVQEVSRASFGSAVLEPGSRFQTEGEAGPQIVTVLSIDGDMVTVDTNHPLAGHTLRYQVNVLDVRDATRAELAKGHPLPPGTEHSKVEDRKVL from the coding sequence ATGTCGATTACAGCCCATCAAGTAGTCACTTTACACTACGTGTTAAGCGATGTGCTTAGCGATGGCAGTACCCGCGTGCTAGATGACTCCAACGCGCGTGATAAGCCCTTAGAGTACCTCCATGGACACGATAATATTTTGCCCGGTTTAGAGAGAGCCTTGGAAGATAAAGCCGCCGGAGCTGAACTGCGCGTCACGCTTGCGCCTGCTGATGCCTACGGCATCCGTAATGAAGACTTGGTGCAGGAGGTGAGCCGTGCGTCGTTTGGCAGCGCGGTGCTCGAACCGGGTAGCCGTTTCCAAACAGAAGGTGAAGCAGGCCCGCAAATCGTTACGGTACTGAGTATCGATGGCGACATGGTGACGGTTGATACTAATCATCCGTTGGCTGGCCATACGCTTCGTTACCAGGTAAATGTATTGGATGTGCGTGATGCGACCCGTGCGGAGCTGGCCAAAGGCCACCCCCTGCCACCAGGAACTGAACACAGCAAAGTAGAAGATCGAAAAGTGCTTTAG
- the ccoM gene encoding cytochrome c oxidase subunit CcoM, translating into MYWDDTVIFGLVTVALMIVFMIGWVGFVVRDHLRKDERKKH; encoded by the coding sequence ATGTACTGGGATGATACTGTTATTTTCGGTCTAGTTACTGTCGCGTTAATGATCGTTTTTATGATTGGTTGGGTAGGCTTTGTCGTACGTGACCACCTTCGTAAGGATGAACGTAAAAAGCATTAA
- a CDS encoding GGDEF domain-containing protein: MTWLSLSLMSFMALMVVIVYEARWVYPEIQAYFSQTGNLTGQQLATRSRGYLQLAQQHLLSEQPFEDEQRQAVRLNLDIAYGLIDVEVYRQKYSCTQASLQTLNLLAERLKEYAVTPFDAAAELLGPIDCLTSIEMNQLDLRGMAINEFSESTRRHNQVLTYSSMVIFALGLLFWGMHERQLRRTERATEQTMVWMQQAMRDPLTGIGNRSALHQDVAAKEGASLALILVDIDFFKQYNDSLGHPEGDQLLRRLASLLKHVLGEGAKLYRLGGDEFAAVLPCDDDALLVDYCDQLTSALEQADFKHPSHPDNERVTLSIGGVRFIAGETTFPSAYEAADKALYQVKSAGRDDWHISEAA; encoded by the coding sequence GTGACCTGGTTGTCATTGAGCTTAATGAGCTTTATGGCGTTGATGGTGGTGATTGTTTACGAAGCACGCTGGGTATATCCAGAAATACAGGCGTATTTCAGCCAAACAGGCAATTTGACAGGGCAGCAATTGGCGACCAGGTCGCGGGGCTATTTACAGCTCGCTCAGCAACATTTGTTAAGCGAACAGCCCTTTGAAGACGAGCAACGACAAGCCGTTAGGCTCAATCTCGATATTGCTTATGGGCTAATTGATGTCGAGGTATACCGCCAAAAGTACAGTTGTACGCAGGCTAGCTTACAAACCTTAAACTTGCTCGCAGAACGCCTGAAAGAGTATGCCGTGACACCATTTGATGCTGCGGCTGAACTATTGGGGCCAATTGATTGTTTAACGAGCATTGAAATGAACCAGCTCGACCTGCGTGGCATGGCAATTAATGAGTTTTCTGAAAGTACACGCCGACATAATCAGGTGCTGACCTATTCCAGTATGGTGATTTTTGCACTAGGGCTACTGTTTTGGGGAATGCATGAGCGACAGCTGCGGCGCACAGAGCGCGCCACGGAGCAGACAATGGTCTGGATGCAGCAAGCGATGCGCGATCCGTTGACGGGCATAGGTAACCGCAGTGCGCTTCATCAAGATGTCGCCGCCAAAGAAGGGGCGTCGCTTGCCTTGATCTTGGTTGATATCGACTTCTTCAAGCAGTACAACGATTCGTTGGGTCACCCCGAGGGTGATCAGCTGTTACGTCGCCTGGCAAGCCTTCTTAAACATGTGCTTGGTGAAGGTGCAAAACTATACCGGTTAGGTGGTGATGAGTTTGCTGCAGTACTGCCTTGCGATGATGACGCGTTATTGGTTGATTACTGTGATCAATTGACGTCTGCTCTAGAGCAGGCTGATTTCAAACATCCCTCGCATCCGGACAATGAAAGAGTAACGTTGAGTATTGGGGGGGTGCGATTTATAGCAGGGGAGACAACCTTTCCAAGTGCTTACGAAGCCGCTGATAAGGCGCTTTATCAGGTAAAGAGCGCAGGACGTGATGACTGGCATATCAGCGAAGCCGCATAA
- a CDS encoding group I truncated hemoglobin, whose amino-acid sequence MGLLGTAAQRIVFIFLMSSMLSLLGCAQHNNTATLYERIGGQSAINTIVENLLYRIAEDEDVVGYFANTNIDLFAESFATQLCDISDGPCRYDGPPMDRAHQTMGITDAHFNRVVEYLDDAMRREGVPLSARNDLLGRLAPLYEDVMRLR is encoded by the coding sequence ATGGGGTTATTAGGCACTGCTGCTCAGCGCATAGTATTTATCTTTTTAATGTCAAGCATGCTATCTCTGCTGGGCTGCGCTCAGCATAACAATACCGCTACGCTTTATGAGCGAATTGGCGGCCAATCGGCGATAAACACCATTGTTGAAAACCTACTTTATCGTATTGCCGAGGATGAAGATGTGGTTGGCTACTTCGCCAATACCAACATTGATTTGTTTGCTGAATCATTCGCCACTCAGCTTTGCGATATCAGCGACGGCCCCTGCCGCTACGATGGCCCGCCTATGGATCGCGCCCACCAAACGATGGGAATTACCGACGCTCACTTTAACCGCGTTGTAGAGTATTTAGATGACGCCATGCGGCGTGAAGGCGTTCCACTGTCAGCACGCAATGACCTGCTAGGTCGTTTGGCACCACTTTATGAAGATGTTATGCGGCTTCGCTGA
- a CDS encoding DUF3034 family protein — protein MFRYYSSSRCLVLVAAATSALLAAIPSSAGSRILGTGAVSAIEGAAGGGLSPWAVLTSTASDNELGATVSTTRAWVDDYRLSVTSASVNVQDRLELSIARQTFELTTLGGELEQDIYAAKIRLFGDVLYHPWGIWSAGVMHKRLIDGTVPTALGADNTRGTDAYLSASKLLFNAFLGRNVLLNGTLRNTSANQGGLLGFGGDQGGSAWMAEGSLGVFITPNWVVGTEYRQKPDNLSVAQEEDWQSLYSAYFFNKHVSLTGAWLDLGDIAGLPSQQGGYLSLQAAY, from the coding sequence ATGTTTCGTTATTACTCATCCTCTCGATGCCTGGTACTGGTAGCAGCGGCAACAAGCGCCCTACTGGCGGCAATCCCCAGCAGCGCGGGAAGTCGCATTTTGGGTACCGGTGCCGTCAGTGCGATAGAAGGTGCTGCTGGTGGCGGGCTTTCACCATGGGCGGTGTTGACCAGCACCGCCAGCGATAACGAACTGGGAGCGACGGTTTCCACAACACGGGCGTGGGTCGATGACTATCGATTAAGCGTCACCAGCGCTAGCGTTAATGTCCAGGACAGGCTAGAGCTTTCAATTGCACGCCAAACCTTTGAACTCACCACGCTAGGAGGTGAACTGGAGCAAGATATCTACGCTGCCAAAATACGTTTATTTGGCGATGTGCTTTACCACCCCTGGGGCATCTGGAGTGCGGGAGTGATGCACAAAAGATTGATCGACGGCACAGTACCCACCGCACTAGGTGCTGACAACACCCGTGGCACTGATGCCTATTTAAGTGCTAGCAAACTGCTCTTTAATGCCTTTTTAGGTCGTAATGTGCTGCTCAATGGGACGCTACGCAATACGTCAGCTAACCAAGGAGGCTTACTGGGCTTTGGCGGTGATCAAGGCGGAAGCGCGTGGATGGCAGAAGGCAGCCTAGGCGTTTTTATCACACCTAACTGGGTTGTCGGCACCGAGTATCGTCAAAAACCTGACAACCTCAGCGTGGCCCAAGAAGAGGACTGGCAAAGCTTGTACAGCGCTTACTTCTTTAATAAGCATGTATCGTTAACAGGCGCATGGTTAGACTTGGGTGACATTGCAGGCCTTCCTTCCCAGCAGGGCGGTTATTTATCCTTGCAAGCCGCTTATTAA
- a CDS encoding bifunctional diguanylate cyclase/phosphodiesterase yields the protein MRFRTRLMLVLLAVVIISQIATGAAFLHATQNDALMKGNQRLEVGARVLHQLLDIRGEQLRSNVAILADDFGFKSAVATKDTATLYSVLANHGDRAQADMVMLSDLAGNVLASSHHEQGSTMPFPELFGRAQQNGHGVGVVIGNGEPYEFVLMPVRAPNLIGWVGMGFLIDEEVVQEINALTGLDISIVTYDASGDVGYLASSHQEQLAKRLMSGHGDKLMGGAYTTHSQMSDNNNYLSYASELLESPEYQSYALLQLSRNELLGAYQHLKWQLIGIVTLMLLLTLAVAMWSARSISKPLIALALAAKRIGQGEHVGRIPGAAAVAETDLLATTLLSMQEDIAKREATLHHQSRHDMLTDLPNRVSALEDIFKRIQKGQPFSLLRFAINDFRDINDTFGYALGDHLLVTLAQRMQQLPAPVSKAYRLDGDELMLLIERPYCDTSTRTELMSRLNQPINLDKSPIVPSISAGEVNYPAHGITPQLLLRRSDIALDKARRHRHSHESYVEGQEEQHLRQLMLIRDLQEAVKNSELWMAYQPKVDTHSGQVCQFEALMRWRHPTLGFVPPDEFIGLAERSGNIGLLSNWMLAHVCEQLHRWKCADNHLSVAVNLSASDLIDSTLPKRISGLLHRFNLTPDQLALEVTESAVMQDVDAATETLLALSQQGLKIAIDDYGTGYSSLAQIKRLPVDELKIDKSFVLKLDTQEEDLTIVRSTIEMAHNLGLKTVAEGVENSATAELLCKLQCDYLQGYWIAKPMPADDVLNWLADTPSLVLPSLATR from the coding sequence ATGCGCTTTCGCACGCGCTTAATGCTAGTGCTACTGGCGGTCGTCATCATTTCACAGATTGCGACAGGTGCAGCGTTCCTACACGCGACACAAAATGATGCGCTGATGAAAGGCAACCAACGCTTAGAGGTCGGTGCTCGCGTGTTACATCAATTGCTAGATATTCGCGGTGAACAACTGCGCAGTAATGTAGCAATTTTGGCGGACGACTTTGGTTTCAAAAGTGCCGTAGCAACGAAAGATACCGCCACCCTTTACTCGGTGCTCGCTAATCATGGTGACCGCGCCCAGGCAGATATGGTGATGCTCAGTGATTTAGCAGGCAATGTACTTGCCAGCAGCCACCATGAACAAGGCAGCACAATGCCTTTTCCAGAACTATTTGGGCGCGCCCAGCAAAATGGTCATGGTGTCGGTGTAGTCATCGGCAATGGTGAACCCTACGAATTCGTACTGATGCCCGTTCGTGCCCCCAACTTAATTGGCTGGGTCGGTATGGGCTTTTTAATTGATGAGGAAGTCGTCCAGGAAATTAATGCGCTTACCGGCCTGGATATCAGTATCGTCACCTACGATGCCAGCGGCGATGTCGGTTATCTGGCAAGTTCCCACCAGGAACAGTTGGCTAAGCGCCTCATGAGCGGCCATGGCGATAAGCTAATGGGCGGGGCTTATACCACCCATAGTCAAATGTCTGACAATAATAACTACCTGTCCTACGCGTCTGAGCTATTAGAAAGCCCGGAGTATCAATCATATGCCTTGCTTCAGCTGTCTCGGAACGAGCTACTGGGGGCTTATCAACACCTTAAGTGGCAGCTGATTGGAATTGTCACACTAATGCTGCTACTCACGTTGGCAGTGGCCATGTGGAGCGCCCGAAGTATCAGCAAACCGCTAATCGCTCTGGCGTTGGCAGCCAAACGTATCGGTCAAGGAGAGCATGTTGGCCGTATCCCTGGGGCGGCGGCAGTCGCCGAAACGGATCTGCTCGCAACGACATTGCTTTCCATGCAGGAAGATATTGCTAAGCGTGAAGCCACGCTTCATCACCAATCGCGGCATGACATGCTTACCGATTTACCCAATCGTGTTAGCGCATTAGAAGACATATTTAAGCGAATTCAAAAAGGCCAACCATTTTCGTTGCTACGTTTCGCTATCAATGATTTTCGAGACATTAACGACACCTTCGGCTATGCCCTTGGCGACCATCTGCTTGTCACGTTAGCTCAGCGGATGCAACAGCTGCCCGCCCCAGTAAGTAAAGCCTATCGCTTAGATGGCGATGAACTCATGCTGCTTATTGAAAGACCCTACTGCGATACCTCTACCCGCACTGAACTGATGAGCAGACTCAACCAACCTATCAATCTCGATAAATCACCTATTGTGCCGTCGATTTCCGCTGGTGAAGTTAACTATCCCGCCCATGGCATCACCCCGCAACTGCTGCTTCGGCGCTCGGATATCGCACTCGACAAAGCCCGCCGACATCGCCACAGCCATGAAAGCTACGTCGAAGGTCAAGAAGAGCAGCACCTACGCCAATTAATGCTGATTCGCGACCTTCAAGAAGCAGTGAAAAACAGTGAGCTATGGATGGCTTACCAGCCTAAAGTGGACACCCACAGTGGGCAGGTATGTCAATTCGAAGCACTGATGCGCTGGCGACACCCTACGCTAGGATTTGTCCCCCCTGACGAATTTATCGGCCTCGCTGAGCGCTCAGGCAACATAGGCTTACTATCGAACTGGATGCTGGCACATGTATGTGAACAGCTTCACCGCTGGAAGTGCGCTGACAACCACCTATCGGTAGCGGTTAATCTGTCAGCGAGTGACTTAATCGACTCAACGCTGCCTAAGCGCATCAGCGGATTGTTACACCGCTTCAATTTAACCCCAGACCAGCTTGCCTTAGAAGTCACCGAAAGTGCCGTTATGCAAGACGTAGATGCCGCCACTGAAACCCTACTAGCGCTTAGCCAGCAGGGCTTGAAGATCGCTATTGACGATTACGGCACTGGCTACTCATCCCTGGCACAGATTAAACGACTCCCCGTTGATGAATTAAAGATCGACAAATCCTTTGTTCTTAAACTCGATACCCAAGAAGAAGACCTCACAATTGTGCGCTCTACTATCGAGATGGCGCATAACCTAGGCCTAAAAACTGTTGCCGAAGGCGTCGAAAACAGCGCCACCGCAGAATTACTGTGCAAACTTCAGTGTGACTATCTACAAGGCTACTGGATAGCCAAACCAATGCCGGCCGATGACGTCCTTAATTGGCTAGCGGACACTCCTTCCTTAGTGCTGCCATCCCTGGCAACACGCTAA